A section of the Thermodesulfobacteriota bacterium genome encodes:
- a CDS encoding Rrf2 family transcriptional regulator: MNVTRRTMYGLQAAVDIAAHQAEGPVKLREISARLGRSKPFLGQILAALNFSGILETRRGPHGGYLLRRSATEITLFDILSITEGPMRLVPCVGTPGGADEACPFAGRCPAGPVWADIHDQMLNLFRGVTLHDLCG, encoded by the coding sequence ATGAACGTCACGCGACGAACCATGTACGGACTGCAAGCGGCCGTCGACATCGCGGCCCATCAAGCGGAGGGGCCGGTCAAGCTTCGGGAGATCTCGGCGAGGTTGGGGAGGAGCAAACCATTCCTGGGGCAGATACTGGCAGCGTTGAACTTCAGTGGCATCCTCGAGACCCGACGCGGCCCGCACGGCGGGTACCTGCTCCGGAGATCAGCCACGGAAATCACCCTGTTCGACATCCTCTCGATCACGGAGGGCCCGATGCGGCTCGTGCCCTGTGTCGGGACCCCAGGTGGGGCAGACGAGGCGTGCCCCTTTGCGGGGCGGTGCCCCGCCGGTCCCGTCTGGGCGGACATCCATGACCAGATGCTGAACCTGTTCCGAGGGGTGACCCTCCACGACCTCTGCGGTTGA
- a CDS encoding right-handed parallel beta-helix repeat-containing protein: protein MKRLPVPVGLALLLLGLLPRAAHGYGGALAGDHTWSGEVRVEEDLRIPPGVVLTILSGTRIVFAPSESAKVEPAEWSPGTELAVEGTLTALGTPEAPVTFEGDGPWGGLVAAPGSRVHLREAILRGAETGLLCVGAECRIERTRVEGGEYGLAFGPGAAVTAEGSEIVECRVGVLDVRDRPEALPGVSVRSARDTPRLVLPAAAPEVTLMQVPEPIGPRTEYLGGYTVEADETWQGRVILSGRVTVVPGAVLTLAPGTRVAFRKTDTNGDGLGEGELLVLGGIRSLGRPEAPVVFESAEPTPRAGDWDKVSLIASDDPDNRLEHTVFRHGTQALHAHFSRFAARGCTFADNLRALQFQESEGARVEACVFVNNKQALRFRDSRAVITGNRFSRNLFGVHAFRAELEFTDNVLEGSALGGFLAKESRVIFERNRLAGSRDGVRMKDPGSWVHLRGNRLEGFAEDAISLSQVEGTVEGNAIEHAGLDLVSVEDASVTLHRNRLGAAGRDALHLKGSAGVDARENFWGAADPAGRIHDRADDPTLGAAAWSPVLAEPPRLHEPTR, encoded by the coding sequence GTGAAGCGGCTTCCGGTTCCGGTGGGCCTTGCCCTGCTCCTCCTGGGGCTCCTTCCCCGTGCGGCGCACGGCTACGGCGGCGCGCTCGCCGGGGACCACACCTGGTCCGGGGAGGTCCGGGTCGAGGAAGACCTCCGGATCCCTCCCGGGGTGGTCCTCACGATCCTCTCCGGGACCCGGATCGTGTTCGCCCCCTCCGAGAGCGCCAAGGTGGAACCGGCGGAGTGGAGCCCCGGGACCGAACTCGCCGTGGAGGGGACCCTGACCGCGCTCGGGACCCCGGAGGCGCCGGTCACCTTCGAGGGAGACGGCCCGTGGGGAGGCCTGGTCGCCGCACCCGGCAGCCGGGTCCATCTGCGGGAAGCGATCCTCCGGGGCGCCGAGACGGGTCTGTTGTGCGTCGGCGCCGAGTGCCGCATCGAGCGAACGCGCGTCGAGGGTGGGGAGTACGGGCTGGCTTTCGGCCCGGGGGCCGCTGTCACGGCCGAGGGGTCCGAGATCGTAGAGTGCCGCGTGGGCGTGCTCGACGTCCGCGACCGGCCCGAGGCTCTTCCCGGGGTGTCGGTTCGAAGCGCACGGGACACCCCGCGGCTGGTGCTCCCGGCTGCGGCCCCGGAGGTGACGCTGATGCAAGTCCCGGAGCCGATCGGGCCCCGGACGGAGTACCTGGGCGGCTACACCGTCGAGGCGGACGAGACGTGGCAGGGCCGGGTGATCCTCTCCGGACGGGTGACCGTGGTCCCCGGGGCGGTCCTCACCCTGGCCCCCGGCACCCGGGTCGCCTTCCGCAAGACCGACACCAACGGTGACGGCCTGGGAGAGGGCGAGCTCCTCGTGCTCGGGGGCATCCGCAGCCTCGGCCGACCCGAGGCGCCGGTGGTCTTCGAGTCGGCGGAGCCGACACCCCGCGCCGGGGACTGGGACAAGGTGAGCCTGATCGCCTCGGACGACCCGGACAACCGGCTCGAGCACACCGTGTTCCGCCACGGGACCCAGGCGCTCCATGCCCACTTTTCCCGCTTCGCCGCCCGGGGCTGCACCTTCGCGGACAACCTGCGGGCTCTCCAGTTCCAAGAGAGCGAAGGGGCCCGGGTGGAGGCCTGTGTCTTCGTCAACAACAAGCAGGCGCTCCGGTTCCGCGACTCCCGGGCCGTGATCACGGGCAACCGCTTCTCCCGAAACCTCTTCGGTGTCCACGCCTTCCGAGCCGAGCTGGAGTTCACGGATAACGTCCTGGAAGGGAGCGCCCTGGGCGGATTTCTTGCCAAGGAGAGCCGGGTGATCTTCGAGCGCAACCGACTCGCCGGGAGCCGCGACGGGGTGCGGATGAAGGACCCCGGCTCCTGGGTGCACCTGCGAGGAAACCGGCTGGAAGGGTTTGCCGAGGATGCCATATCCCTCAGCCAGGTGGAGGGCACCGTGGAAGGCAACGCCATCGAGCACGCCGGTCTCGACCTGGTGAGCGTAGAGGACGCGTCCGTGACCCTGCATCGAAATCGCCTCGGCGCGGCAGGCCGCGACGCCCTCCACCTGAAGGGATCAGCCGGAGTGGACGCCCGGGAGAATTTCTGGGGTGCCGCCGACCCGGCCGGCCGCATCCACGATCGGGCCGACGACCCGACCCTCGGGGCGGCTGCCTGGTCACCGGTTCTGGCCGAGCCGCCCCGGCTGCATGAGCCGACGCGGTAG
- a CDS encoding metalloregulator ArsR/SmtB family transcription factor codes for MDRDEMIPAKPLAAGRGGVDLGRLSVEELARGFCTLGNPIRLGILLAVGGSEFCVTQLVQRFDVTQGAVSQHLRRLRKDGLVVTRRAHKNVYYRLNEAAMRALLLDGLRQLAEPQACRAAGRSAARRDGGGGG; via the coding sequence ATGGACCGAGACGAGATGATTCCCGCCAAACCCCTTGCCGCAGGGCGCGGCGGCGTGGACCTCGGCCGCCTCTCGGTGGAAGAGCTGGCCCGCGGCTTCTGCACCCTCGGGAATCCGATCCGTCTCGGGATCCTGCTGGCCGTCGGCGGCAGCGAGTTCTGTGTCACCCAGCTGGTTCAGCGGTTCGACGTCACACAGGGCGCTGTGTCCCAGCACCTGCGCCGTTTGCGGAAGGACGGGCTGGTCGTGACCCGTCGAGCCCACAAGAACGTGTACTACCGGTTGAACGAAGCGGCGATGCGGGCCCTCCTTCTCGATGGGCTTCGTCAACTGGCGGAGCCGCAGGCGTGCCGGGCTGCGGGGCGATCTGCCGCGCGTCGGGACGGGGGCGGCGGGGGGTGA